GGTGTTGGCTTTCAGGCTAAAGGCTATGGGGTGTACTTGGATTACTGTTCCATTTTTGCTTTGCACGATAATGACATTCATAATTTGGATAATACCAATGTGGAGTCGGTGGGCATTGTGGTTAAGGACAATGGGGGAGCTTCAGATCAAATCCAGCTTAATAAGATGGATAGATTTTATTATGGGGCTCAAGCAATCGGAAATAATCGAAATTCAAATTATCAACAGCTTGGACTGAACTTTATCTGTAACGATTTTGGGAGCCAAAACCCTAATGTAAAAGATGTGCAGGTGGATCCTTTGGGCTTTATTGCCGGTACGCAGGGTCTCAGCGCTGGGCTGCCTAATAATCGTTTTAGTACTGGGGCCGGCAGCCGCCATTTCGATAATTTTGGACCCACGGTTTTTTACCCTTATGGTACAGGAGATACACGTGTGGTACCTACGCATTATTTGAATCTTCAATTACAATCTCGACCGGCACCTGCGGACTTTAATGGCGAATGTCAGTCCTTACCAATGCCTCCCATTGTAAGCCCATCCGCTACAGTAACAGGCTTGGCCAATTTGAACACCAGCTTGCAAAACGACATTAATTTACGTCAACAGCTATTAGATGAAGGGAGCACGCCCAGTGTAGAAGCTCAGATTTTGTTTGCCTCAAGTCCGGCGGATTATCAAAGCCTTTATGTAGACCTGATGGATATGGCGCCTTATGTTTCGGATCAAAGCCTAGAAAAATTAATTGCTTTGGAAAATTATCCAGAACTGGCCTTGCGAAATATTTTAATAGCCAATCCTCATGGAGCCCGTAATTCTTATTTATGGAAAATGCTCCTGGAAAAAGAGCCGGCACTTAGTCAGCAAACTTTGGACGATATTCAGAACGGGACCCAAACGATAACGGCTAAAGACCTCTTGGAAATGCAAATTGCCTCTAAACAGGTAAGCCGAGATTGGAGTTCCAAGCTCCTGTTAGAGTACTATGCCTCGCATATCGATTCGATGGGTATAGATAATTCAGATTTGATAAAAGTTCATTTGAAGAACAGAAATGAGGTCTATTTCCGCTATGCCTTAATAGACCTCTATATCTATGAAGAGAATCATGAGGCTGCCCAGGGGGAGTTGGATTTAATTCCTACAGAATGTGCATTAGGTAGAGAAGAAGAGCAAGCCTATAACTGGATGAAGCAGTATTACAGCTTAATTATAAATTCGTCTGGACCCCTTGATGAAATGAGTGAATCTGCATTGATAAGCTTAAGGGATATTGAGCTTAATGGGAAGGGTTATGCAGTGGGTAGAGCCAGGGCGGCTCTTTTCCTCAACGGTCAGAATGTAGGCTATGTTGAGCCAGTTTTAACCGGGCTTGGAATGAAAAAATTAGCTTCCTCCTTTAGCTCAACAATGCGTCCGGATGTGGTGAATGCACAGTTTATACTCTATCCCAATCCCGCAACCGATTATGTGATACTACAATGGGATTGGTTAGAGCAAGGCTTGGAGGGTTCAGGTGAAGTTCAACTCTATGATGTATCTGGGCATTTGGTTAAAAGCGATCCTATTTTGGATTTACAGGATAATTCCCATCTATTTCGATGGCATAATTTAGCTGCCGGCCTTTATTTGTTGAAGTTGGAACAAGCTGGAGTAACCTTATTTCAGCAGAAATTGCAAATTGAATAATGGGTAATCATTCTGAGAGAAGATACCAGCTTGTAGGGAATTACTATCAGTCAATGCTTATGAGAATAACTTTAGTCTTCCTTTTGTTAACCGCTAGCTTGTTTGCACAACCCATAAATCGCATTTATACCAATTTTGGGAGTGCATCGGTTGCGGCTGGGATGGAAAGCAAGGAGGGAGACTATCTCATTGCCGGATCGGATCTATCTAACATTCGCGCGATACAATTTGGTCGTTTTGATTCTCTGGGAGGTATTTTAAGCTTGAAGACCTACGATTACACCAGTGATTCCATTTACCGCTCAATTCCATGTTTTTCTTGTTTGGAAGAAAATGGTGGGAGAATTTATTTTACGCAGTATGACCTTGTTAGAGGTGACTCTGCGCTTACTCGATTTACAAAACTGGACGGGAACCTAGATACTGTAATGACCAAAAAGCTTCTGGAGTTTCAAGGTGCAATGCCTGTAGGTTGTGATCTAAAGTTTGATACTGATTCCACATTTTTGATATCGGGATACCTTTATCGGAATACCAGTCGCAATAAGTACGACCTCTGGGTGGGCCGTTTCGATACCCTTTTTAATCCACTATGGCAATTGCGCATAGAGGATAGCTTGGCCTATATGAATGGCGGCTATTTTGGAGAGGACTTGGTGGTAGATGCCTACGGTTCTCTTTTGGTCTCTGGCAAGGCAACAGGGCGAGACCCTACGGCCTTAAACCAATTTGTACATTATTCTTATGCTGCTCGTATTGATCGTTTTAATGGTAAGTTGATTTGGTTAAAACATTTTGACAAAGACATTGGTAGTCAAAATTTTTCGGCTGTAGATAATGAAAACGGAAGTTATACTTTCATACGCCGGAAGGTTCTTCGTTATTGGCCAAGAACTGATTGGTCTATTACTAATGAGCTACTTATTGGTCAACTTGATACGAACGGTACGGTTTTATGGGATCGAAGGAGTGGCCCAATTTTACAACGCTTTGATTTCACCGATTTAATTAAAACTAGTGATGGAAATTTATATGTCTCAGGACTCTTGGATACGGCAAATCAACAATTGTTAGCCGGGTATAAATTTAATTCGGCAGGGGATAGTCTTTGGTTTAGAACTTATTATCATGATGAATCTACAGATTGGCATTATGCTTGGCGTTTTTTCGAAACTTCGGATTCTGGCATTATGCATTTGGGTAGTTATGTGGATGTAAATCATAGCCTTAATCCAGATAGGCTGCAATATTTCTGGTTGTTGCGCACGGATAAATATGGTTGTGATAGCCCGGGTTGCCACCGTATTGGTCTGCCGCAATTAGACCTAAATTCTACCAGCCATTTTAGCGTATTCCCCAACCCCACAACTGATTATGCGATATTACAATGGAATTGGTATGAGCAAGGCTTGGAGGGTTCAGGTAAAGTTGAGCTATTTGATGCCACCGGAAAAGTCCTTTGGTCTGAGTCTAAGGTAGTGTGGACCGAAAATCAATTAAGTATTCCAGTGAATGTTTTTGGTCCAGGAGTTTATTACCTAAGAGTGCTAAAGGGTTTAGAAGTTATTTATCAAAATAAAATTGCAGTGAATTAGCGGTTTTAAAACTGCTTATGTATTAAAAAGTCTTCCGGTAATATAAATACTGCAACCAGCGATGGAGCAGTGGATCTTTAATGCGATAGCCTTTTTCATCGCGAAGGATATAGGCGCTATCCAGTAAATTTCGCAAGGCTCGTTCTACGGAGCTGGCGGCACCGAGTTTGTGGCGTACCAAAAAGTCGAAGGCATGCGGTTGAGTAACCACTTCTTCTGAAGCCAGGGCTCTAAGTAAGCGCCATTGCAAGTCTGTAAAACGTTGGCGCAGCATTAGAAATTGATTTTGATGACTCTTGAAAAAAGCTTCGGGATTGAAATTTCCTTGATGCTGATTGATGTTTTCAACCAAGGCTTTTAAAAAGGAGAGATTACCAAGGGAATAGTCGACTAAGTTTCTTTGCTCGGTAGTGGCTTCTACCCAAATTTCATGGGCCTCCGGTTTTTGTAAGTGGATTTGCTCCGCTGCCTTTAAATGCGGAAACTCCGAAAGGATGATTAGCTGAATATTGGCAGCAGTGCTCATCTTTTTGAATTCCTTTACCAGTTCTTCGGGCTTTATCTCTTGTACCTCGCAGTACTCCGGATCTTCGAGACTAATGATAACGTCTTGCCCTGCTTGAAAAAGCATGGTAGTAAGAGTTTTTAAGTATTCCAGTAAATCTTGTGCCTGGCGAATACGATGGGGAGGATGCTCTTGATGTAAGCGTTTGATCTGGTACTCTAGTCCGGCGTGCTGGGCACTGGTTTTTTCGATACCCTCATGGAGGCGAAAGACCAGTTCTTCAAATTGAAAAACCCCGGTAAAATTGAGTTCAAGGAGAATTCTACGGCCTTGTAGTTTTTGTCCCAGGGCTCTTAGCAGGTAAGATTTGCCCATGCCCGGAGCACCTGAAATTTGGAGGTTTTCGCGAGCCATAATGCGGTCATAGGCCAGTTGCAGTTCCTTTTCGCGTACCAGATCCTTCATAAGGTAGGGGATTTGCAGCGAAGGTATGAAAGGAAGGTTTTTGAAGACCGCCTTTTAAAATCCAATTTTGGACTTAGCTATCAATTTTTCTAGGCTTCATCTTCCAGAAGCTTTTCAAGCAAGGCCTTTAATTCCAAGATTCCGTTTTGTGAGGAAGCATCGGTATTATTGGCGCTGC
The Croceimicrobium hydrocarbonivorans genome window above contains:
- a CDS encoding T9SS type A sorting domain-containing protein, with translation MRITLVFLLLTASLFAQPINRIYTNFGSASVAAGMESKEGDYLIAGSDLSNIRAIQFGRFDSLGGILSLKTYDYTSDSIYRSIPCFSCLEENGGRIYFTQYDLVRGDSALTRFTKLDGNLDTVMTKKLLEFQGAMPVGCDLKFDTDSTFLISGYLYRNTSRNKYDLWVGRFDTLFNPLWQLRIEDSLAYMNGGYFGEDLVVDAYGSLLVSGKATGRDPTALNQFVHYSYAARIDRFNGKLIWLKHFDKDIGSQNFSAVDNENGSYTFIRRKVLRYWPRTDWSITNELLIGQLDTNGTVLWDRRSGPILQRFDFTDLIKTSDGNLYVSGLLDTANQQLLAGYKFNSAGDSLWFRTYYHDESTDWHYAWRFFETSDSGIMHLGSYVDVNHSLNPDRLQYFWLLRTDKYGCDSPGCHRIGLPQLDLNSTSHFSVFPNPTTDYAILQWNWYEQGLEGSGKVELFDATGKVLWSESKVVWTENQLSIPVNVFGPGVYYLRVLKGLEVIYQNKIAVN
- a CDS encoding ATP-binding protein gives rise to the protein MKDLVREKELQLAYDRIMARENLQISGAPGMGKSYLLRALGQKLQGRRILLELNFTGVFQFEELVFRLHEGIEKTSAQHAGLEYQIKRLHQEHPPHRIRQAQDLLEYLKTLTTMLFQAGQDVIISLEDPEYCEVQEIKPEELVKEFKKMSTAANIQLIILSEFPHLKAAEQIHLQKPEAHEIWVEATTEQRNLVDYSLGNLSFLKALVENINQHQGNFNPEAFFKSHQNQFLMLRQRFTDLQWRLLRALASEEVVTQPHAFDFLVRHKLGAASSVERALRNLLDSAYILRDEKGYRIKDPLLHRWLQYLYYRKTF